One genomic region from Ammospiza caudacuta isolate bAmmCau1 chromosome 1, bAmmCau1.pri, whole genome shotgun sequence encodes:
- the FZD6 gene encoding frizzled-6 — MGALVFSAICSLLLALVEGHSLFTCEPITISRCSGMPYNMTFFPNLMGHYDQDTAARKMDPFLILMNLHCSPDVHTFLCRAFVPACLDQIHVIHPCRSLCEKVYSDCKQLMDTFGIAWPEELECTRLINCDEAAPATAAVTTNVHGTQKTPSQIRRDYGFWCPRHLHTTNGQGYKFLGIDQCAPPCPNMYFKNYELDVAKSFIGIVSIFCLCATLFTFLTFLIDVKRFRYPERPIIYYSVCYSIVSLMYFIGFLLGNRTACNEADEKLEIGETVVLGSQNKACTVLFMVLYFFTMAGTIWWVILTITWFLAAGRKWSCEAIAQKAMWFHAVAWGIPGFLTIMLLAMNKVEGDNISGVCFVGLYDLDASLYFVLLPLCLCVFFGLSLLLAGIISLNHVRQVIQHDGRNQEKLKKFMIRIGVFSGLYLVPLVALLGCYVYELVNRKIWETTWVFDHCDQYHIPCPYQAKALARPEIFLFLMKYLLTLIVGISPVFWVGSKKTCSEWANFFNRNRKRDPISESRRVLQESCEFFLRHNSKVKHKKKHYKSTSHRLKVISKSMGTSTGGTTNHGTSAVAITNHDYLSQETVAEIKSSPETSEKEMEADGASARRVEEGETSGDQMFPSAKLTVDQLERRNKADSTCHMGTLAESVKRVGEGRITPKNDFSESPSLQRSCSQIPDVPQSPSISLLVYSASDTRRELDSGNSSNP; from the exons ATGGGAGCACTTGTGTTCTCTGCGATCTGCAGCTTACTTCTAGCTCTGGTGGAAGGGCACAGCTTATTCACCTGTGAGCCAATTACTATTTCCAGATGTTCAGGAATGCCTTACAATATGACTTTTTTCCCAAACCTCATGGGACACTATGATCAGGACACGGCTGCTCGCAAAATGGAC CCTTTCCTTATTCTTATGAATCTTCACTGTTCACCAGACGTCCACACATTTCTGTGCAGAGCCTTTGTCCCAGCCTGCCTAGATCAGATTCATGTGATTCACCCCTGTCGAAGCCTCTGTGAGAAAGTGTATTCTGACTGTAAGCAGTTGATGGACACTTTTGGAATTGCATGGCCTGAAGAGCTGGAATGTACCAG GTTAATCAATTGTGatgaggctgctcctgccactgctgctgtaaCCACAAATGTACATGGAACTCAGAAGACCCCAAGCCAGATCCGAAGGGATTATGGATTCTGGTGTCCCCGACACCTACACACTACCAATGGACAAGGCTACAAGTTTCTAGGAATTGATCAGTGTGCACCCCCATGTCCCAATATGTACTTCAAGAATTATGAATTGGATGTGGCAAAAAGTTTTATTGGAATAGTTTCAATCTTTTGTCTTTGTGCTACACTGTTCACGTTCCTAACTTTTCTGATTGATGTCAAAAGGTTTAGATACCCAGAGAGACCAATCATCTATTATTCTGTCTGTTACAGCATAGTCTCTCTAATGTACTTTATTGGATTTTTACTTGGGAACAGGACTGCCTGTAATGAGGCAGATGAGAAGTTAGAAATTGGTGAAACGGTTGTTCTTGGCTCCCAAAACAAAGCCTGTACTGTCCTTTTCATGGTTTTGTACTTTTTCACCATGGCAGGAACTATATGGTGGGTGATTCTGACCATCACTTGGTTCCTTGCGGCGGGAAGAAAATGGAGCTGTGAAGCTATTGCACAGAAGGCCATGTGGTTCCATGCAGTTGCCTGGGGAATACCTGGTTTTCTAACCATTATGCTCCTTGCAATGAACAAAGTGGAAGGGGACAATATCAGTGGAGTTTGTTTTGTGGGTCTCTACGACCTGGACGCCTCGCTGTACTTCGTGCTTTTGCCgctgtgcctctgtgtgttTTTCGGTCTCTCCCTCCTTCTAGCCGGCATCATCTCTCTGAACCACGTGCGGCAGGTCATTCAGCACGACGGCAGGAACCAGGAGAAGCTCAAGAAGTTCATGATCCGCATTGGGGTTTTCAGTGGGCTGTACTTGGTGCCTCTTGTAGCCCTTCTTGGATGTTACGTTTATGAGCTGGTGAATCGGAAAATCTGGGAAACCACTTGGGTGTTTGACCACTGTGACCAGTACCATATTCCTTGCCCTTACCAG GCAAAGGCACTAGCAAgaccagaaatatttttgtttctgatgAAATATTTGCTGACATTAATTGTTGGCATATCTCCAGTGTTCTGGGTGGGAAGTAAAAAGACCTGCTCTGAATGGGCCAATTTCTTCAACAGAAACCGCAAAAGAGa TCCAATCAGCGAGAGTCGAAGGGTGCTGCAAGAATCATGTGAATTTTTCTTGAGGCACAATTCCAAAGTTAAACATAAAAAGAAGCACTACAAGTCAACTTCACACAGACTGAAAGTCATTTCAAAGTCAATGGGGACCAGTACAGGTGGCACAACAAATCATGGAACTTCTGCAGTAGCAATCACTAATCATGATTACTTGAGCCAAGAAACTGTGGCAGAAATTAAAAGCTCTCCAGAGACATCTGAGAAGGAGATGGAGGCAGATGGAGCATCTGCCAGAAGAGTGGAGGAGGGTGAAACCAGTGGAGATCAGATGTTCCCCAGCGCTAAACTGACCGTGGATCAGctggaaaggagaaacaaagcAGACAGCACCTGCCACATGGGTACTTTGGCTGAGAGTGTTAAGAGAGTAGGTGAAGGAAG AATAACTCCTAAAAATGATTTTAGTGAATCTCCTTCACTGCAAAGGAGCTGTTCCCAAATACCTGATGTCCCACAGTCACCTTCCATATCACTACTTGTCTACTCAGCTTCAGACACCAGAAGAGAGTTGGATTCAGGAAACAGTTCCAATCCTTGA